The Nitrospiraceae bacterium genome has a window encoding:
- a CDS encoding c-type cytochrome, whose translation MNARAIRYRPYAIGSFLLALVGIVAVSAAQEDDGSVTPSMVHRADALILARCSVCHTADLVYQQRLPADRWTATVEKMTHWCAQLSQDEAAFLIRYLSARYHPGAPDRLPSPDGDAEKVEVLKPEPASAGPVAGVAERGAAVFSTNCQACHGAGAGGGVGPKLAGNPVLKHEGAFWETVLYGRGAMPAWGNALSQQDIADVHAWLLGQ comes from the coding sequence ATGAATGCGCGTGCCATACGCTATAGGCCATATGCCATAGGCAGTTTCCTCCTTGCGCTCGTCGGGATCGTCGCCGTATCGGCGGCGCAGGAGGATGATGGCTCGGTGACGCCGTCGATGGTGCATCGGGCGGACGCATTGATCCTGGCCCGTTGTTCCGTCTGTCATACGGCGGATTTGGTGTATCAACAGCGCTTGCCGGCTGATCGATGGACGGCGACGGTCGAGAAGATGACGCATTGGTGTGCGCAACTGTCGCAGGACGAAGCGGCATTTCTCATCCGGTACTTGTCGGCCCGGTACCACCCGGGCGCGCCGGATCGTTTGCCGTCGCCGGACGGTGATGCGGAGAAGGTGGAAGTTTTGAAGCCTGAACCGGCTTCAGCCGGCCCGGTGGCCGGAGTCGCGGAGCGAGGAGCGGCCGTGTTTTCCACCAACTGTCAAGCCTGTCACGGTGCCGGTGCGGGAGGCGGTGTGGGGCCGAAACTGGCCGGCAATCCGGTCTTGAAACACGAAGGTGCGTTTTGGGAGACGGTGCTGTATGGGCGCGGAGCGATGCCCGCGTGGGGAAATGCGCTGAGCCAGCAAGACATCGCCGATGTGCATGCGTGGCTCTTGGGGCAGTAG
- a CDS encoding sulfite oxidase, protein MTLSRREWFERTLQGLALALAGGGLSGRTRAEAASAATGPLITRVTRPFDAETPVQEFASWLTPNERLFVRSHFGPPNPEAVDPATWRLTVGGRVETPLTLTLDEIKRDFEAVSITAVLQCSGNGRAFHRPKVPGVQWERGAVGNVQWTGVRLTDLLQRAKLKGQALHVQLQGADRPALSTVPLFVRSIPLEKAMHPDTLLAYEMNGRPLPLLHGAPMRVITPGWMAESCIKWLTEITVQSAEASGYYMQTAYRIPVTAVQPNSGLPGTTMMPVEAMPVKSLIAAPAEGATVGRGPVTIQGVAWAGDVTVEKVEVSVDDGKTWDLARLVGNEQRYAWRQWQYLWTPKAPGAAAILCRATDARGETQPASTAWNPSGFLWNGWDRVMVTVA, encoded by the coding sequence ATGACGCTTTCCCGACGAGAATGGTTTGAGCGCACGCTGCAAGGGCTGGCTTTGGCCCTGGCGGGCGGAGGGCTCAGTGGACGCACTCGAGCCGAAGCGGCCTCCGCTGCGACCGGTCCCCTCATTACCCGCGTGACCAGGCCATTCGATGCTGAAACCCCGGTGCAGGAGTTTGCTTCTTGGCTCACGCCGAATGAACGATTGTTCGTTCGCAGCCATTTCGGCCCGCCTAATCCGGAGGCGGTTGATCCGGCAACCTGGCGACTGACCGTCGGGGGCCGGGTCGAGACGCCGCTGACGCTCACCCTCGACGAAATCAAGCGAGACTTTGAAGCTGTCTCGATCACAGCGGTCTTGCAATGCAGCGGTAACGGCCGGGCGTTTCATCGTCCCAAAGTCCCTGGAGTGCAATGGGAGCGCGGCGCAGTCGGCAACGTTCAATGGACCGGCGTCCGGCTCACGGACCTGTTACAGCGGGCGAAACTCAAGGGACAAGCCCTGCATGTGCAGTTGCAAGGTGCGGATCGGCCGGCCTTGTCGACCGTGCCGCTGTTCGTGCGGAGCATTCCCCTTGAAAAGGCGATGCATCCGGATACGTTGCTCGCATATGAAATGAACGGCCGTCCGTTGCCCTTGCTGCATGGCGCCCCGATGCGGGTGATCACGCCGGGGTGGATGGCCGAGTCCTGCATCAAATGGCTGACGGAAATTACCGTCCAGTCCGCCGAGGCTTCGGGGTACTACATGCAGACGGCCTATCGGATTCCGGTGACGGCCGTGCAGCCCAATTCGGGATTGCCGGGGACGACGATGATGCCGGTCGAGGCGATGCCGGTGAAGTCGCTGATCGCGGCGCCGGCCGAAGGAGCGACCGTGGGGAGAGGGCCGGTGACGATTCAGGGCGTCGCCTGGGCCGGAGACGTTACGGTGGAGAAGGTGGAAGTCTCCGTCGACGACGGCAAGACGTGGGACCTGGCGCGACTGGTGGGTAACGAGCAGCGCTATGCGTGGCGACAGTGGCAATACCTCTGGACGCCGAAAGCTCCAGGGGCGGCCGCGATCTTGTGCCGCGCGACTGATGCGCGCGGCGAGACCCAGCCGGCTTCCACTGCGTGGAATCCCAGCGGATTTTTGTGGAATGGGTGGGATCGGGTGATGGTGACGGTGGCATGA
- a CDS encoding OsmC family protein produces MKLSVTYEGGMRFDVAAAGHVVATDQAVEDGGMDAGMSPVELFVGSLASCVGYFVGRFCARHDIPQAGLTVEAEWSMAEGPHRVGTVALAVRLPYQLTTEQVERLLKVAHGCTVHQSIAVPPNITIELNPFSKG; encoded by the coding sequence GTGAAGCTCAGCGTGACATATGAAGGCGGTATGAGATTCGACGTCGCCGCGGCAGGCCACGTCGTCGCGACTGACCAGGCGGTGGAAGACGGCGGGATGGACGCCGGGATGAGCCCCGTGGAACTTTTTGTGGGGTCACTGGCCAGTTGCGTCGGATACTTCGTCGGCCGGTTTTGCGCAAGGCACGACATCCCTCAAGCAGGCCTCACTGTGGAGGCGGAGTGGTCGATGGCGGAAGGACCTCACCGGGTGGGTACGGTCGCGCTGGCGGTCCGGCTACCGTATCAATTGACGACGGAGCAGGTTGAACGGCTGTTGAAAGTGGCCCACGGCTGCACGGTGCATCAGTCGATCGCGGTCCCGCCGAACATCACCATCGAGTTGAATCCTTTCTCGAAGGGCTGA
- a CDS encoding YeeE/YedE family protein, which produces MMLVAGLLLGALFGAALQLAGATSHTLIVNALRLKDFRIMKLILSAIAVGLIGVHLLDTFGLANMKVKDLYLVGIIVAGAIFGVGFALTGYCPGTALAAVGEGKADAAATIVGGFFGALMFAFLFPELEEQILSVGRYGPLTLQGVTGVAGIVLAVPIACVFAWAAIRLPAGGTRS; this is translated from the coding sequence ATGATGCTGGTCGCGGGTCTCCTCCTGGGCGCGCTCTTCGGCGCTGCGCTGCAGTTGGCCGGCGCAACCAGTCACACGCTCATCGTCAACGCGCTCCGGCTGAAGGATTTTCGCATTATGAAATTGATCCTGTCGGCCATCGCGGTGGGCCTGATCGGCGTGCATCTTCTCGATACGTTTGGATTGGCCAACATGAAGGTCAAGGATCTGTACCTGGTGGGGATCATCGTCGCCGGGGCGATTTTCGGCGTCGGCTTTGCCTTGACGGGGTACTGCCCTGGTACGGCCTTGGCCGCCGTGGGTGAAGGGAAGGCGGACGCGGCTGCGACCATCGTCGGCGGCTTCTTCGGGGCCTTGATGTTCGCATTTCTGTTTCCCGAGTTGGAGGAGCAGATTCTGTCCGTGGGACGGTATGGACCATTGACCCTGCAAGGAGTCACGGGGGTGGCGGGGATTGTGCTTGCGGTGCCGATCGCCTGTGTGTTCGCCTGGGCGGCGATCCGGTTGCCCGCTGGAGGGACGCGATCGTGA
- a CDS encoding YeeE/YedE family protein produces MKGRESAAGATEDAKRGSADAQPLIPWWAGGLVIGLVLTVATGLVQPIGVSTQYVVFDGAILHAILPDLAAQSPYLSSSTPGWTLATYEFFFVLGIPLGGVASAWVTKRFSTRSVPPIWSERFGNSPRTRLWWSFVGGFLLLFGARFGGGCTSGHMISGISQLALSSFLFSAMVFVSGIVTARWLYPERRLGR; encoded by the coding sequence ATGAAGGGAAGGGAATCGGCGGCGGGAGCAACCGAGGATGCCAAGCGGGGGAGTGCGGATGCGCAGCCCCTGATTCCTTGGTGGGCCGGCGGGCTAGTGATCGGGTTGGTCCTCACGGTCGCGACGGGGTTGGTCCAGCCGATCGGCGTGTCGACTCAATATGTGGTGTTCGACGGTGCGATCCTGCATGCGATCCTGCCCGACTTGGCTGCTCAAAGTCCCTATCTTTCATCCTCCACGCCTGGGTGGACGCTCGCCACCTACGAATTCTTTTTCGTGCTCGGTATTCCGCTGGGGGGCGTCGCCTCTGCCTGGGTGACAAAGCGCTTCAGCACGAGGTCCGTGCCCCCGATCTGGTCGGAACGATTCGGCAACTCCCCGCGAACACGCCTCTGGTGGTCCTTCGTCGGAGGGTTCCTCCTGTTGTTTGGGGCGAGGTTCGGCGGCGGCTGCACCTCCGGTCACATGATCAGCGGCATTTCTCAACTGGCGCTCAGCTCATTTCTGTTTTCCGCCATGGTGTTTGTAAGCGGTATCGTCACGGCCCGTTGGTTGTATCCAGAACGGAGGCTCGGCCGATGA
- a CDS encoding c-type cytochrome, with translation MRKTLIILLLAAGTAGSCAAPQERTPVSQAGGGSEQPLSLDAVFTPPSPDAIPGDQRGELIRLGYEVIVRTQEHAKPYVGNSLNCTNCHLDAGLDPNAMSYVGLSRVYPEYRARAGRMVSLADRVNECFERSLNGKPLPEDGHKMKAVLAYIEWLSSDVPKESRIGWRGLSRITSSRAPDPMNGKKLFAARCVFCHGADGQGTMVAPPLWGPGSFNIAAGMARVSVAASFIKANMPRTRGWALTDDEAYDVAAFITKQPRPDFAGKANDWPKGGKPADSPY, from the coding sequence ATGCGAAAAACACTCATCATCCTTCTACTTGCCGCGGGGACGGCCGGCAGTTGTGCCGCTCCGCAAGAACGAACCCCAGTCTCTCAGGCGGGAGGCGGATCAGAGCAGCCGCTTTCGCTGGATGCCGTGTTCACCCCGCCGTCGCCGGATGCGATTCCGGGGGATCAGCGAGGTGAACTCATTCGTTTGGGCTATGAAGTCATCGTCCGGACACAAGAGCATGCCAAGCCTTACGTCGGGAATTCGTTGAATTGCACTAATTGCCATCTCGACGCGGGCCTCGATCCCAATGCGATGTCCTATGTCGGTTTGAGCCGCGTCTATCCGGAATATCGCGCCAGGGCCGGCCGTATGGTGAGCCTAGCCGATCGCGTCAATGAATGTTTCGAGCGGAGTCTGAACGGGAAACCGTTGCCCGAGGACGGCCATAAGATGAAGGCGGTGCTGGCCTATATCGAATGGCTCTCGAGTGATGTGCCGAAGGAGAGCCGCATCGGCTGGCGTGGGCTTTCGCGGATTACCTCGTCCCGTGCCCCCGATCCCATGAACGGCAAGAAATTGTTCGCTGCGCGCTGTGTCTTCTGTCACGGGGCGGACGGGCAGGGGACTATGGTCGCGCCTCCCCTTTGGGGGCCCGGCTCCTTCAATATCGCAGCGGGAATGGCCCGCGTGAGCGTCGCGGCGTCGTTCATCAAGGCCAATATGCCCCGGACCAGAGGGTGGGCCCTGACGGACGATGAAGCCTACGATGTCGCTGCATTCATCACGAAACAGCCTCGTCCCGATTTTGCCGGCAAGGCCAATGATTGGCCTAAGGGAGGGAAACCGGCTGATTCGCCCTATTGA
- a CDS encoding diguanylate cyclase — translation MPEPNGSDDADFRDQTSLSRRLRITPEELRDRLAFLGFGAEDRRLLPHLADVIRDALPELIDEFYRHLLQFDPMQRLLTDPARLDRLKQAQREYLLSLGELPDRPDYVERRLRIGLTHERVGLDQKWYLGAYSTMFALIVRRLAAQNRQDADRLAAMAVTLEKLFKLDQTLVVDVYHHAATERLAASLDELRETHRQLEEVYRLDALTHVLNRRSLMDTLDTELERSRRYHRPFALLFLDVDHFKAINDRHGHTRGDIVLQWLVQLIARMLRPPDILGRYGGEEFAIGLIECDEQRANTIAERIRAGVAQAACEADAQMIPVTVSIGVSLLSPSAQGVEDLLKEADVALYQAKARGRNRVETYRPATGTGPPAH, via the coding sequence ATGCCGGAACCGAACGGATCCGACGACGCCGACTTCCGCGATCAAACGAGTCTCAGTCGGCGTTTGCGGATCACGCCGGAGGAACTTCGGGACCGGTTGGCCTTTCTCGGGTTCGGAGCAGAGGACCGGCGTCTTCTCCCTCACCTGGCTGACGTCATTCGCGACGCCCTTCCCGAGCTCATCGACGAATTCTACCGACATCTTCTCCAGTTCGACCCCATGCAGCGCTTGCTGACCGATCCCGCTCGTCTGGATCGGCTGAAACAGGCACAGCGGGAATATCTGCTGAGTCTCGGTGAATTGCCGGATCGACCGGACTACGTTGAACGTCGCCTGAGGATCGGATTGACGCACGAGCGGGTGGGACTCGACCAGAAATGGTATCTCGGCGCCTACAGCACGATGTTCGCGCTCATCGTTCGACGCTTGGCTGCGCAGAACCGGCAGGATGCGGATCGCCTGGCTGCCATGGCCGTGACCCTGGAAAAGCTGTTCAAGTTGGACCAAACCCTCGTCGTCGATGTGTATCACCATGCCGCCACGGAGCGGCTGGCGGCAAGCTTGGACGAGTTGCGGGAGACACACCGTCAGCTCGAGGAAGTGTACCGCCTGGATGCGTTGACCCATGTTTTGAATCGGCGGTCATTGATGGACACTCTGGATACAGAATTGGAACGGAGCCGGCGGTACCATCGCCCCTTCGCGTTGTTGTTTCTCGACGTGGACCACTTCAAGGCCATCAACGACCGCCATGGGCATACGCGCGGCGATATTGTTCTACAGTGGCTCGTCCAGCTCATCGCCCGTATGCTGCGGCCGCCGGATATCCTGGGGCGGTATGGCGGGGAAGAATTCGCGATCGGGCTGATCGAGTGCGATGAGCAGCGGGCGAATACGATTGCCGAGCGAATCCGTGCGGGGGTGGCCCAAGCAGCCTGCGAAGCGGATGCACAGATGATTCCCGTGACGGTGAGTATCGGTGTGTCGCTGTTGAGCCCGAGCGCACAGGGAGTCGAAGACCTATTGAAGGAGGCGGATGTCGCCTTGTATCAGGCCAAGGCCCGTGGACGGAATCGGGTGGAGACATATCGACCCGCGACAGGAACGGGGCCGCCGGCCCATTGA
- the trxC gene encoding thioredoxin TrxC has translation MTASLHVTCPHCRMVNRVPTARLADRPSCGQCHAPLFEGHPISLSRQDFELHHTRSDIPLLVDFWAPWCGPCRMMAPAYEQAAKRLEPQVRLGKVNTEEERGLAGRFGIVSIPTMILFRSGREVARQSGALGADDIVRWVRASL, from the coding sequence ATGACCGCCTCGCTGCACGTCACTTGCCCCCACTGCCGCATGGTCAACCGGGTTCCGACCGCGCGGCTCGCCGATCGGCCGAGTTGCGGGCAGTGCCACGCGCCTTTGTTCGAGGGGCATCCGATCTCGCTCAGCCGACAGGATTTCGAACTGCATCACACTCGATCGGACATTCCGCTTCTCGTGGATTTTTGGGCGCCCTGGTGCGGGCCCTGTCGCATGATGGCGCCGGCCTACGAACAGGCCGCCAAACGCCTGGAGCCGCAGGTCCGCTTGGGCAAGGTCAATACGGAAGAGGAACGCGGGTTGGCCGGGCGGTTCGGCATCGTGAGTATTCCCACGATGATTCTATTTCGGAGCGGCCGCGAAGTCGCCAGGCAATCAGGGGCTCTGGGGGCGGACGACATCGTGCGATGGGTTCGGGCCTCCTTGTGA
- a CDS encoding c-type cytochrome — protein MRRLGPRRTVRAIIVLLLLVIFWAGDSLGRHGLAATPEPGEKLVQSLCLSCHRLEGKPLPRSKKQAPDLIGAGSKYQSDWLERWLQDSDIKLYPLGYGDHPERRRRHLSLPSDQAKTVAAFLTTRKDARVTGGVMRPGTPEQLDRGAQVFKEQECHGCHLTPASTPRGYIGGMSSTSFIGISKRLQADWVFRFNQHPDDFEPESGMPKPTPPVSDEDLYALTAFMMTLR, from the coding sequence ATGAGAAGACTGGGCCCGCGGCGAACCGTTCGTGCGATCATCGTATTACTGCTCCTTGTGATCTTTTGGGCGGGGGATAGCTTGGGCCGTCATGGCTTGGCCGCGACGCCTGAGCCGGGAGAGAAACTCGTGCAGTCCCTGTGCCTGTCCTGCCATCGTCTCGAAGGGAAGCCGCTGCCGCGCAGCAAGAAGCAGGCGCCTGATTTGATCGGGGCCGGGAGCAAATATCAATCAGACTGGCTCGAACGGTGGCTGCAGGATTCGGATATCAAGCTTTATCCGCTGGGGTATGGTGATCATCCCGAGCGAAGGCGGCGCCATCTCTCCTTGCCGTCTGATCAGGCGAAAACGGTAGCGGCGTTTTTGACGACGAGAAAAGACGCACGGGTGACCGGCGGCGTGATGCGTCCCGGGACGCCGGAGCAACTGGATCGCGGCGCCCAGGTCTTCAAGGAGCAGGAGTGCCATGGCTGCCACCTTACGCCGGCCAGCACCCCGCGCGGCTACATCGGAGGAATGTCGAGTACGTCGTTCATCGGGATCAGCAAGCGTTTACAGGCGGATTGGGTCTTTCGTTTCAACCAGCATCCCGACGATTTCGAGCCTGAGAGTGGGATGCCCAAACCGACCCCGCCGGTGAGCGACGAGGACCTGTACGCCTTGACCGCGTTCATGATGACGTTGAGGTGA
- a CDS encoding cytochrome b N-terminal domain-containing protein, whose product MALNLYNWLDSRLRLKPVEQTLLDEPIPGGASWIYVFGSATLFLFFLQAATGMFLALYYAPTPDHAYDSVRYLETEITFGWFVRGLHHWGASAMVVAIGLHMLQAFLYGAYKPPREVMWMVGVALFLVVMAFAFTGYLLPWDQTAYWATQVGINMVGTIPLVGDLASRIMRGGEVLGALTLSRFFATHVLFLPALVMSGIALHLFILRRVGPAGPWTDERAAMGSETFYPRQVYMDAVVMAVVFSVVASLAWAVPLPLTDKADPSDTSFVPVPEWYFLFYYELLKYVHGPLEPLATWILPSLVILILFFWPFIDRNPLRNPIKRPAAIGSGLLFLFVVFGLLGISIKNLYAVPRTDPAVARGKALYTQFGCAGCHRIHGEGGAVAPDLSAIGDTRPDRAWHIRHFRDPASVSPGSFMPKFPLSDQQLEDLASYMVSLKKSS is encoded by the coding sequence ATGGCCCTCAACCTCTATAACTGGCTGGACAGCAGGCTCCGACTGAAGCCGGTCGAGCAGACGTTGCTCGATGAGCCGATTCCCGGAGGCGCCAGTTGGATTTACGTTTTCGGGTCCGCTACCCTCTTTTTGTTTTTCCTTCAAGCGGCGACGGGAATGTTCCTGGCGCTCTACTACGCGCCGACTCCCGACCATGCCTACGACAGCGTCCGTTACCTGGAGACGGAGATCACCTTCGGCTGGTTTGTGCGAGGTCTTCACCATTGGGGCGCCTCTGCCATGGTCGTCGCGATCGGCCTGCATATGCTGCAGGCCTTTCTGTATGGCGCGTACAAGCCGCCGCGTGAAGTCATGTGGATGGTCGGCGTGGCGCTGTTTCTTGTGGTGATGGCTTTCGCCTTTACCGGGTATCTGCTCCCGTGGGACCAGACCGCCTATTGGGCGACCCAGGTCGGCATCAATATGGTGGGGACGATTCCATTGGTCGGGGATCTGGCCTCGCGCATCATGCGGGGCGGGGAGGTTCTCGGCGCGTTGACGCTCTCCCGCTTCTTTGCCACGCACGTATTGTTTCTGCCCGCATTGGTCATGAGCGGGATCGCGCTCCATCTCTTCATTCTGCGGCGGGTGGGACCGGCCGGTCCCTGGACGGACGAGAGGGCGGCGATGGGGAGCGAAACCTTTTATCCTCGTCAGGTCTACATGGATGCGGTCGTCATGGCGGTGGTGTTTTCCGTCGTGGCGAGTCTCGCTTGGGCGGTACCGCTGCCGCTGACCGACAAGGCCGATCCCTCGGATACCAGCTTTGTGCCGGTGCCGGAATGGTACTTCCTCTTCTATTATGAATTGCTGAAGTACGTGCATGGTCCGCTGGAGCCGCTGGCCACGTGGATTCTTCCGTCGTTGGTGATCCTCATCCTGTTTTTCTGGCCCTTCATCGACCGCAACCCCCTGCGCAACCCGATCAAGCGGCCTGCCGCGATCGGGAGCGGGCTGCTGTTTCTGTTTGTCGTATTCGGTCTGCTGGGGATCTCCATCAAGAATCTCTATGCGGTGCCGCGCACGGACCCGGCGGTCGCAAGGGGCAAGGCTTTGTACACACAATTCGGTTGCGCCGGTTGCCACCGCATCCACGGTGAGGGTGGGGCCGTCGCCCCCGATCTTTCCGCCATCGGCGATACCAGGCCCGATCGTGCCTGGCACATCCGCCACTTCCGCGACCCTGCCAGCGTCTCCCCCGGCTCGTTCATGCCGAAATTCCCGTTGAGCGATCAACAACTGGAGGATCTCGCGAGCTACATGGTAAGTTTGAAAAAAAGCTCGTAG
- a CDS encoding ubiquinol-cytochrome c reductase iron-sulfur subunit, whose product MPHSEPSQDGTEGGLSTPVGSRRTFFGWVTAAAAGLVGIGLGVPLIGALISPAFRRRARDWVDVGAASDVPVGRPVQLDHVTMLRDGWLQSKSHKAVWAVKGAAEDITVFSPICTHLGCGYRWDDGERKFLCPCHGSAYDIEGRVLAGPAPRPLDRLPAKIENGRLLVTYKEFKAGLPKSVDL is encoded by the coding sequence ATGCCGCATTCCGAACCATCACAGGACGGGACAGAAGGGGGGCTCTCTACCCCGGTCGGTTCCCGGCGGACGTTCTTCGGGTGGGTGACGGCTGCCGCCGCAGGGCTCGTGGGAATCGGTCTTGGCGTGCCGTTAATCGGAGCCCTGATCTCGCCGGCGTTTCGGCGGCGTGCGCGTGACTGGGTGGATGTTGGAGCTGCGTCGGATGTGCCGGTGGGACGGCCGGTGCAGTTGGATCACGTGACCATGCTCCGGGACGGATGGTTGCAAAGTAAATCCCACAAGGCCGTGTGGGCCGTGAAGGGTGCGGCCGAAGACATCACGGTCTTCTCTCCGATCTGTACACACCTGGGATGCGGTTATCGCTGGGACGACGGCGAGCGCAAGTTTCTCTGCCCCTGTCACGGCAGTGCCTATGACATCGAGGGCCGCGTACTCGCCGGCCCCGCCCCTCGTCCGCTGGATCGGCTGCCGGCGAAGATCGAAAACGGCCGCCTCCTCGTCACGTACAAGGAGTTCAAGGCAGGCCTGCCCAAGAGCGTGGATCTCTGA
- a CDS encoding DUF2892 domain-containing protein, whose product MNCNVGGIERPIRIVLGVLLIGVGAFGDLTGAAMGLILAVGTIALVTGAIGYCPLWTLLGISTCPLENAGKKA is encoded by the coding sequence ATGAACTGCAATGTAGGTGGAATCGAACGGCCGATTCGCATCGTCCTTGGCGTATTGTTGATCGGCGTCGGCGCGTTTGGCGATTTGACCGGTGCCGCGATGGGGTTGATCCTGGCGGTCGGGACGATCGCCCTTGTTACCGGTGCTATCGGCTATTGTCCGCTGTGGACGCTCTTGGGGATCAGCACCTGTCCGTTGGAGAATGCGGGCAAGAAAGCCTGA
- a CDS encoding cytochrome c: MNWRRVGLAAGLLWIMTVVLAAWLFVQGQTRPGSDGRTEIVLAPAERDMILGEMRQLLKAVHGVVTALGSPETGRKEAEQAARAAGMHMAADVNPAVMMKLPLPFKQMGMSIHKDMDALADATSKGEPPEALLKRLSSMTARCTTCHDMYRFGTAK; the protein is encoded by the coding sequence ATGAATTGGCGGCGTGTGGGCCTTGCGGCCGGGTTGTTGTGGATCATGACGGTGGTGTTGGCGGCCTGGTTGTTTGTTCAGGGGCAGACCAGGCCTGGGAGCGACGGAAGGACCGAGATCGTTCTGGCCCCGGCGGAGCGTGATATGATTCTCGGCGAAATGCGGCAGCTTTTGAAAGCGGTCCATGGCGTCGTGACGGCGCTCGGCTCGCCGGAAACAGGACGAAAGGAAGCCGAACAAGCGGCGCGCGCGGCCGGGATGCACATGGCGGCTGATGTGAATCCTGCGGTGATGATGAAGCTTCCGCTCCCATTCAAACAAATGGGGATGTCGATTCACAAGGACATGGATGCCTTGGCCGATGCCACAAGCAAGGGCGAGCCACCGGAAGCGCTACTCAAGCGGCTCTCCAGCATGACGGCCCGCTGTACGACCTGTCACGACATGTACCGGTTTGGAACGGCAAAGTGA
- a CDS encoding cytochrome c: protein MWHNNARWLVIVVLGWSIEIGAGGTYAASPAPPADPAQRGELVYRQVCLSCHGVDGKGGGYKNLTPPPADLTSADVQHKLDVTLYRTVHEGRKDTAMGAWKFTLTEAEIRDVLAYVRLLGQRGAGARP, encoded by the coding sequence ATGTGGCACAACAATGCGCGTTGGCTGGTGATTGTTGTTCTGGGCTGGTCAATCGAGATTGGGGCCGGGGGAACGTATGCAGCCTCGCCCGCCCCTCCGGCTGATCCGGCCCAACGAGGCGAACTGGTATATCGGCAAGTCTGCCTGTCCTGTCATGGAGTGGATGGAAAAGGGGGAGGGTATAAGAATCTCACGCCTCCCCCGGCCGATCTGACCTCCGCCGATGTGCAACACAAGCTGGATGTGACCCTCTATCGCACCGTGCACGAGGGGCGAAAGGATACGGCGATGGGGGCGTGGAAGTTTACCCTCACGGAGGCGGAAATCCGTGATGTCTTGGCCTACGTGAGGCTGTTAGGCCAACGTGGAGCAGGCGCGAGGCCTTGA
- a CDS encoding OsmC family protein — MESKPKVYFYHTSVQWTEQRKGTITCAGKPDIQVATPPEFKGHDGIWSPEDLYVASANICLMTTFLAVAERAGLAFTAYRCEAEGKLELVDGKFQVTNITLRPHITLKAETDSAKAHELIEKAEANCLISNSMKTRVSLEPTIVTG; from the coding sequence ATGGAATCGAAGCCGAAGGTGTATTTCTACCACACGAGCGTGCAGTGGACCGAGCAACGAAAGGGCACGATCACCTGTGCGGGGAAACCTGATATTCAGGTCGCCACGCCGCCGGAGTTCAAAGGGCATGATGGGATTTGGTCGCCGGAGGATTTGTACGTGGCGTCTGCCAACATCTGTTTAATGACCACGTTCCTCGCGGTTGCGGAGCGGGCGGGGCTGGCGTTCACCGCGTACCGCTGTGAGGCCGAGGGCAAGTTGGAGTTGGTCGACGGCAAGTTCCAGGTGACAAACATCACGTTACGTCCTCACATCACGCTGAAAGCGGAGACCGACAGCGCAAAAGCCCATGAGTTGATCGAAAAGGCCGAAGCCAACTGCCTGATTTCCAACTCGATGAAGACACGCGTCTCCCTGGAGCCGACGATCGTCACGGGCTGA
- a CDS encoding DsrE family protein, whose product MENRRMPMIRWNVSGAWWVLAVALLLVALAPARAEEARQHRVVMHLNGDDERVQRGLLGNIKNLYEAVGRDSLRVEVVAHGPGLRLLTKKDSPLASEVADLKAKFGVEFTACSNTMKKMGLLREDLIEQVDRTVPAMVRLMELQEQGWAYIKP is encoded by the coding sequence ATGGAGAACCGACGAATGCCGATGATCCGTTGGAATGTCAGCGGAGCCTGGTGGGTGCTGGCGGTGGCGCTCCTGCTCGTCGCCCTGGCACCTGCCCGCGCCGAGGAGGCCCGGCAGCATCGAGTGGTGATGCACCTCAATGGCGATGACGAAAGGGTGCAACGCGGCCTGCTCGGCAATATCAAGAATCTCTACGAAGCGGTGGGGCGGGACAGCCTCAGAGTGGAAGTGGTGGCGCATGGGCCAGGGTTGAGGCTGCTCACGAAAAAAGACTCGCCCCTGGCAAGCGAGGTGGCCGATCTCAAAGCCAAGTTCGGCGTGGAATTCACCGCCTGCTCCAACACGATGAAGAAGATGGGGTTGCTGCGCGAGGATCTCATCGAACAAGTCGATCGAACCGTCCCGGCTATGGTGAGGTTGATGGAGTTGCAGGAGCAGGGCTGGGCGTACATCAAACCGTGA